In Nitrospirota bacterium, a single window of DNA contains:
- a CDS encoding glucose 1-dehydrogenase codes for MKAVALTPGTPAIRLIDVPEPAVTSPEDVKARILRVGICGTDREEASGGRALAPQGQKELVIGHEMFGQVVETGKAVTRVKPGDFAVFTVRRGCGECLPCKMNRSDMCLTGGYRERGIWGMDGYQTEFVVDREQYIVRVPVDLEPMGVLTEPLSVAEKAIDESIRLQSARLPEAAATPDWLYGRRCLVAGLGPIGLLAALALRLRGAEVFGIDVVDAASARPQWLNHIGGKYVDGRRIPPDKVERELGQMDLIFEATGVAALEFNLLDALGKNGVYVLTGIPGGDRPLQLDGAELIRRLVLGNQVMIGSVNASRDHFQMAVDDLSRARLRWGDHVAGLITHRRPSADYQSVLTQHEPDEIKVVLEWNP; via the coding sequence GTGAAAGCAGTCGCTCTTACTCCCGGCACCCCTGCGATCAGGCTGATCGATGTTCCTGAACCGGCTGTCACTTCTCCCGAAGACGTGAAGGCACGTATTCTTCGCGTCGGCATCTGCGGTACGGACCGTGAAGAGGCATCAGGCGGCCGTGCCCTGGCCCCGCAAGGTCAAAAGGAACTTGTGATCGGCCACGAAATGTTCGGCCAGGTCGTCGAGACGGGTAAGGCCGTGACACGGGTGAAACCAGGAGACTTTGCAGTGTTCACGGTTCGCCGCGGATGCGGAGAATGCCTGCCTTGCAAGATGAACCGCTCCGACATGTGCCTCACCGGAGGATACCGCGAGCGGGGGATCTGGGGAATGGACGGGTATCAGACTGAATTTGTCGTGGACAGGGAACAGTACATTGTCCGCGTTCCTGTTGATCTTGAACCAATGGGCGTGCTTACCGAGCCGCTCTCGGTTGCTGAGAAGGCCATTGACGAATCGATCCGCCTCCAGTCCGCCCGCTTGCCGGAAGCTGCGGCCACGCCCGACTGGCTGTATGGACGGCGCTGCCTGGTGGCTGGCCTCGGGCCGATCGGACTTCTCGCCGCCCTTGCCCTGCGCCTGCGCGGAGCGGAAGTTTTCGGGATCGATGTCGTGGACGCGGCCAGTGCCCGCCCGCAGTGGCTCAATCACATCGGGGGAAAGTATGTGGATGGGAGGCGCATCCCCCCCGATAAGGTCGAGCGCGAACTGGGGCAGATGGATCTGATCTTCGAGGCAACGGGCGTGGCTGCGCTCGAATTCAACCTTCTTGACGCACTCGGGAAGAACGGCGTCTATGTTCTCACCGGTATTCCCGGCGGAGACCGCCCTCTCCAGCTTGACGGCGCCGAACTGATCAGGAGGCTTGTGCTCGGGAATCAGGTCATGATAGGCAGTGTGAACGCTTCCCGCGATCACTTTCAGATGGCCGTTGACGATCTCTCCCGTGCCCGGCTGCGATGGGGCGATCATGTAGCCGGACTTATCACCCATCGTCGTCCCTCTGCGGATTATCAGTCGGTCCTGACGCAGCATGAACCGGACGAGATCAAGGTAGTACTGGAATGGAACCCATAA
- a CDS encoding glucan 1,4-alpha-glucosidase, whose protein sequence is MDGRNNYAPGWPGSPARWTSSAKSGVGTSLSPASRVWFTLSHGILNEIYYPRVDQACTRDLGLIITDGRDFFSEEKRHASSTVAYPVDGVPAYHLVNTSREGRYRIEKDIITDPRRDVVLQQTRFTALRGREEDYHLYVLLAPHLGNHGAGNTAWVGDYKGVPMLFAERDGNALALACSAAWLKRSSGFVGVSDSWQDLMRNKFMSWEYARAENGNVALCGEVDLSANKGAFLLALGFGSDSGEAGYRALASLSDGFESAQTLYTNEWQAWQRTLPIIDGGKTDNRNLFRVSTAVLRTHESKRFPGGLIASLAIPWGFSKGDDDLGGYHLAWPRDLVESAGGLLAAGARTDVNRVLRYLQVTQEADGHWPQNMWLDGAPYWNGIQMDETAFPILLVDLARREKALGEGDLAALWPMVRKAAGFLVRNGPVTQQDRWEEDAGYSPFTLAVEIAALLVAADLAGTNNEPGVAAYLRETADTWNANIERWVYVTGTKLAKRMGVEGYYVRIAPPEVADAASPKAGFVPIKNRPVGQSAEPAVHIVSPDALALVRFGLRAADDPRIVNTVKVIDALLKVKTPNGPSWHRYNDDGYGEHADGSPFDGTGTGRAWPLLTGERAHYELAAGRRTEAEQLKLTMEAFANEGGMLPEQVWDAPDIPKKELFFGKPSGSAMPLVWAHSEYVKLRRSLHDGRVFDTPPQTVQRYQDEKRESLLSRWSYNHKIHAMKAGRTLRIEVLQPAMIHWSADSWQTTRDQRTRDTGLGVHVADLSTKDLPSGSMVFFTIYWPAATKWEGVDYSVTIAKD, encoded by the coding sequence ATGGATGGACGGAACAACTACGCACCGGGATGGCCGGGAAGCCCGGCACGCTGGACATCGAGCGCCAAGAGCGGTGTTGGTACGTCCCTGAGTCCTGCAAGCCGGGTCTGGTTCACCCTGAGTCACGGCATCCTGAACGAGATCTATTATCCCCGGGTAGACCAGGCTTGTACGCGCGATCTGGGTCTCATCATCACTGACGGCCGGGACTTTTTCTCCGAGGAAAAGCGACATGCCTCATCCACGGTGGCTTATCCCGTTGACGGCGTTCCGGCCTACCATCTGGTAAACACCTCGCGGGAAGGACGCTACCGGATCGAGAAGGACATCATCACTGATCCCCGAAGGGACGTTGTGCTCCAGCAGACACGCTTCACTGCTCTCCGGGGAAGAGAGGAAGACTACCATCTTTACGTACTGCTGGCGCCGCACCTCGGCAACCACGGCGCCGGCAATACCGCATGGGTGGGCGACTACAAGGGCGTGCCCATGCTCTTTGCCGAGCGCGACGGCAATGCCCTGGCGCTTGCCTGCTCGGCAGCCTGGCTCAAACGTTCCTCAGGCTTTGTCGGCGTTTCCGACAGCTGGCAGGACCTGATGCGCAATAAGTTCATGTCCTGGGAATATGCACGTGCTGAGAACGGCAATGTGGCACTGTGCGGAGAAGTCGACCTGTCCGCGAACAAAGGCGCGTTCCTGCTTGCCCTGGGGTTCGGCAGCGATTCCGGTGAAGCAGGATACCGCGCCCTGGCAAGCCTCTCCGACGGGTTCGAGTCAGCGCAAACCCTCTACACGAACGAGTGGCAGGCGTGGCAGCGAACGCTGCCGATCATAGACGGAGGCAAGACGGACAACCGTAATCTGTTCCGGGTCAGCACTGCGGTCCTCCGGACTCACGAGTCAAAGCGTTTTCCCGGCGGCCTGATCGCAAGCCTTGCCATCCCCTGGGGTTTTTCCAAGGGCGATGACGATCTCGGAGGATACCACCTTGCGTGGCCGCGTGACCTGGTCGAATCGGCCGGGGGCCTCCTGGCCGCAGGGGCGAGGACCGATGTCAACCGTGTGCTTCGCTATCTTCAGGTCACGCAGGAAGCGGACGGCCACTGGCCGCAGAATATGTGGCTCGACGGTGCACCTTACTGGAACGGCATCCAGATGGACGAAACAGCTTTCCCCATTCTTCTCGTTGACCTGGCACGACGGGAGAAGGCGCTGGGCGAGGGCGATCTGGCCGCACTCTGGCCAATGGTGCGAAAGGCGGCGGGTTTTCTCGTACGGAACGGCCCGGTAACGCAGCAGGACCGCTGGGAGGAAGATGCCGGTTATTCGCCCTTCACCTTGGCCGTAGAGATCGCGGCGCTCCTGGTGGCCGCGGACCTCGCCGGGACGAATAATGAGCCCGGCGTTGCCGCATACCTCCGTGAAACCGCTGATACCTGGAATGCGAACATCGAACGCTGGGTCTACGTCACGGGGACCAAGTTGGCAAAACGCATGGGTGTTGAAGGCTACTACGTGCGCATCGCGCCGCCGGAAGTGGCTGATGCCGCTTCTCCGAAAGCAGGGTTTGTGCCGATCAAGAACCGGCCTGTTGGACAGAGCGCCGAACCGGCCGTTCATATCGTGAGCCCCGACGCCCTGGCCCTGGTCCGCTTCGGCCTGCGTGCAGCCGATGATCCGCGCATCGTGAACACCGTGAAGGTCATTGATGCACTGTTGAAAGTGAAGACGCCCAACGGTCCTTCCTGGCACCGGTACAACGACGACGGCTACGGAGAACATGCGGACGGTTCTCCCTTCGACGGCACAGGCACGGGAAGGGCATGGCCGCTTCTCACGGGTGAACGCGCCCATTATGAACTCGCGGCAGGCCGCCGCACCGAAGCGGAGCAGCTCAAACTGACGATGGAGGCCTTTGCCAACGAGGGAGGAATGTTGCCCGAGCAGGTTTGGGACGCCCCGGATATCCCCAAAAAGGAACTTTTCTTCGGCAAGCCGTCGGGCTCGGCCATGCCGCTGGTCTGGGCCCATTCCGAATACGTTAAACTGAGACGGTCCCTGCACGATGGCCGCGTGTTCGACACGCCGCCCCAGACCGTTCAGCGATACCAGGACGAGAAGAGAGAATCTCTCCTTTCCCGATGGAGTTATAACCACAAGATCCACGCTATGAAAGCGGGAAGGACATTGCGCATCGAAGTGCTGCAACCAGCCATGATCCACTGGAGTGCGGACTCCTGGCAGACGACGCGGGACCAGCGGACTCGCGATACGGGCCTTGGAGTTCACGTGGCAGACCTGTCTACGAAAGATCTTCCTTCCGGGAGCATGGTCTTTTTCACGATCTACTGGCCGGCCGCTACAAAATGGGAAGGCGTGGATTATTCGGTCACCATAGCGAAGGACTGA